A segment of the Nitrospirae bacterium CG2_30_53_67 genome:
ACCATGAAGACCGTGGCGGCCATCTCCATGGTCCAGGTCCTGTCCGCGTCGATCTCGGGTGTGATCGTCCATCATAAGAACCGTTTTGTCAGCAAGAAACTGATTGCAACCATGGGAATCACCATGGTCGCCGGCGCTCTTTCCGGTTCTATCTTGTCCAAAAGATCGAGTTCTATCTTTCTTCTCGGCATCTTTGCTGTAATGGCCTTGATTGCAGCGGTGATGATGTTTATCCCGAAACGGGAACAGGGTTCGGAGATTGACCCGGAGTCTATCACTTTCAATAAGCCGGCCGCGGCGCTTGTCGGTTTGTTTGTGGGTTTTTTCGGCGGAATGGTGGGCGCGCCCGGTGCGTTCATTCTCATCCCGATCATGATTTATATCCTTAAGATTCCAACACGAATTGTCATCGGATCCACACTCGGGATTGTCTTACTGGGGGCTGCTGCCGGGACCATTGGAAAACTTGCGACTGGGCAGATTATCTGGCCCATGGCGCTTTTGCTCGTTGCAGGAACCATACCTGGGGCGCAGATCGGCGGCGCCGTGAGCAAAAAGACAAAGGTTCAGACGCTGCGTATTCTGATCGCCGTCATCATTGCGATCACCGGTTTGAGAATGTTCTATCAGGTCTTTACCGGGAGGTAGAGAATTCGGATGCACATAGGGAGTAACCCCGTATTTGCGAATCCATGAAAAGAAAGGGAAACACCATGAGCAAAAAAATCACTTTAGTCATCACGCACTCCACGGATAATCACGACCGGGCCAACGCGGCGATTGCCTTGGCAGCGTCTCTGATCAGTGAAGGGGCTGATCTGACCCTCTTTTTTATTTTCGAGGGGGCCCTAATGGCAAGAAAGGGCGTGGCCGAGACCATTGAAGGGAGATATTTGACGCCGGTTCGGGAACTCTTCCCCATGATTCTTGAAGCAAAGATCCCTATGTATGTCTGCGGGGCCTGTGTGAAGGCTTATGAGATCCCTGCGGACGAGATCATGGATGGGTTCCTGATCACCCATATCCCGACATTGGCCGGAGAGATGATGCAGGGAGAAACCATCACCTTCTAAAAAATCGGCGTCCGTTTTCCGCTCTTTTTATGCTGTAAACAACGCGGGTTATTTCTTTATTGTTTTTTTAATTCATATTTTCCTTGACTTATCGTTATTCCATGCTGTATATAACGCTAATGCACAAAAAGCACAAAGGAAAGATATCGCCGGGTTTTCGAGGACGTATCTGGATTGATGGGGAAAAAGGAACCTTCCTGGGATATGGAAGAATTGTCCTTCTCGAAAGAATCCATGAGTACGGCTCTATTACAAAGGCTGCCAAGTCTATGGAGATGTCTTACCGAAACGCCTGGGAACTTGTGGACTCGATGAATACACAATCCAGTCAGCCGCTTGTTGAAGCAGCGACCGGCGGCAGGGGAGGCGGAGGCGCCATTCTGACTGTTGAAGGAGAGCATGCAATCAAACTTTTCTGGGAATTTCATAAGGATTTCCAAAACTTCCTCAGGCATGAGGAACAAAAACTGATGCGGTCGAAAAGTAAACGGTAAATTAAGACAAAAGATAAGAGGCGGTAACAATATGCTTAGAGGATTTTCACGTATATCAGTAGTTGTGCTTTTTATCGCAGTGATATTCTCATCTGTGACGTTTGCAGAATCACCAAAGGAAATAATCGTATCGGCGGCCGCTGATTTAAGCCGTGCCTTCAAGGAGATCGGGGCAGTATATGAAAAGGAAACCGGAGTAAAGGTGTTACTCAATTTTGGCTCCACAGGCCTGCTGGCGCAGCAGATAGAAGGTGGCGCTCCAGTTGATCTTTTTGCCGCTGCAAACAAAAGCTACATTGACTCCCTCGAAGGAAAAGGTCTCATACTGCCTGAAACCAGGAAGCTTTATGCAGTCGGACGAATTACCCTCGCCACGCCAAAGTCATATGCAAAGTTAAGTTTTTTGCAGGATTTATTAAGGCCTGAGGTCAAAAAAATCGCTATTGCCAATCCGGCTCATGCGCCTTACGGAATGGCTGCGAAGGCTGCAATGGAGAAGATCGGCATCTGGAAAAGGCTAAAAGATAAGTTGGTATTGGCTGAAAATATACGTCAGACCCTTGATTATGTTGAAACCGGGAGTGTGGATGCAGGAATTGTCGCCCTCTCCGTCAGCATAGGTTCAAATACAAACTTTACCCTTATTCCTGAAGAACTGCATCCTCGGATTGAACAGGCAATGGCTGTAATAAAAAACGGCCGCAATCCCAAAGAAGCAAAGGGATTTGCTGATTTTATAAACGGACCGGCAGGCAGGCCAATCATGAAAAAGTATGGCTTTGTTCTTCCAGTTGGAATGAAGTAATAACATGGATGGGGACTTGAATAATTCTATCCTTTTTTCAGCGAGACTTTCACTACAGGTGGCATGGGTTGCCACGGCGTTCATCATCGTGACCGGTGTGCCGGCCGCCTATTTTCTCGCACGGAAAGATTTCAAGGGCAAAGAGCTTATTGATATTATTTTTACCCTTCCTCTTGTTCTTCCGCCTACGGTTACCGGGTATTATCTTATTGTTATATTCGGGAGAAATGGATTGATCGGTAAAATGATATATGACCGGACAGGCTTCACAATCATGTTCACATGGTATGCCGCCGTCCTTGCGTCATTTGTTGTTGCCTTGCCGCTTATGGTCAAGACAGCCAGAGCGGCGATTGAGTCAGTGGATAGAAATCTTATCAATGCCTCTTATACACTCGGACACGGAGAGATTGAAACAGCGCTCAGGGTTATTCTGCCTCTTGCCAAAAAGGGCATCATTGCCGGGATCGTTCTTTCTTTTGCACGGGCTATGGGAGAGTTCGGGGCGACTCTTATGCTTGCAGGCAATATACCGGGCAAGACAGACACGATGCCGCTTGCTATCTACAGCCTTGCAATCAGCGATGAATGGACTCAAGCGCATACCATGGTTATCCTGCTTACTATCATGTCCGGCCTATTTCTCTATATCGCAAATATCTACACGAAGCGGAGCATATGATGGGACTCTCGGTCAGTCTGAAAAAGAAGGTCAAAGGCTTTACTCTTGATGCGGCATGGGAGATTGGGGATGAACTCGCAGTCCTGTTTGGATACTCCGGGTCGGGTAAGTCACTGACCTTGCAGATGATCGCAGGACTGATAAGGCCTGATGATGGCATGATCCGTTTGGATAGTAAAACCTATTTTGACAACTCCGCCGGTATTGATGATCCGCCACAGCTTCGCGCGTTCGGCTATGTATTCCAGGACCTTGCCTTATTTCCTCACATGACGGTTTTCAGAAACATTATCTTCGGAGCTCCTGAGATACCCAAAGACGAAAAAGTCTCAAGGGCCAAAGAAATGATCGAGGCATTTAAGCTTACAGGCCTTGAGGACCGCTATCCTTCCGAGATATCAGGAGGACAGAAACAGAGGGCCGCCTTTGCGCGTGCGCTTATCCGTCAGCCGGATGCTTTGCTGCTTGATGAGCCGTTCTCCGCCCTCGATCATCCCCTCCGGCTGGAAATGCGGGGCTTCCTCCAGGAGGTGAGGAAACGGTTTGCCATACCCGTCATCCTCGTAACCCATGATTTTGATGAAGCCTCATTTCTTGCGGATAAAATTATCGTGTACTCTCATGGGAAGGTTGCTCAGGTTGGTTCACTGAAGGAGGTGATGAATCAACCGTCAAGCGCTGAGGTTCAGATGCTTGCCGACACAAAGAAAGTTTAAATATTTTTCTATGAATTTAAAAAAGGAGCCATAATATGGAGGTCAAATATCCTCAGCCGACCCTGCTACGTATATTTCTTCCTGTCTGTTTGACCGCTTTAATGTTTCTGCCGGGAATCTCCTCGGCAGACGGCATGGAAAACAGCGGCACGGACACCCAGCAGCTCATTCAGATCCTCAAGGATAAGGGGCTTCTGACGGACGAGGATCTCGCCAAGATCCAGACTCGGATCAAGGAACAGAAAGAAAAAAAAGCACAAGATGAGATGGCCCCCGTGAAGATCCAGGGGAGGGTTCAGTTCCGATATATGAATATCGAGGACTTCGACCCATCCACGAAGATCCCCCCTCTCGACGCCAACGGCTTTCGACTGCAACGCGTCCGACTCTTCTTCTCGGGCACGGCCGTTCCCAAGGTGGACTATTACATCCACCTGAATTTTGACCAGGGGACGGACGGGCGTGTCTGGGATGCCTATCTGCAGTACAATATCAGCCCGGAATGGGGGCATGTCCGCATGGGCCAATACAAGGTCCCCTTCGGCAGGCAGTGGCTGGCCTCCTCTGCCAGGTTTCTATTTATGAACCGGTCCAACATAGGAGACTATGCGGGTTTCCGGAGGGACATCGGGGTGATGTACGAGAAGTATTCCTTTACCGAACATTATCAGGATGCCTTTGCCGAAGCGGACATGACGGAGCCGAGCGTAAATTATGCCTTCGGTATTTTCAACGGGAATCACATCGCCGACGGGAACGGCTTCCTCTCCGGGTCCGATCTGACTTCAGCGCGTGTGGGTTCTGGAAACGATAATGATCAGTATCTCTACGTAAGCCGCCTGAGCCTCACGCCGGTGAAGAGGGAAGAGGGATTCAAATACCTTACGTTCGGTGCCAGCGCCGCCTATCAGAAACAGCCGACCAACGGTGAGCGGTTCATTCAGGACGACACCAAGAAGGCCTTATTCGATGTGACTTCGGGGAACCCCTGGAAGGCCTCGGATTGGGAGGCGGCATGGGAAGTGGACAGCCAGTGGATCATCGGACAGGCGGTGTTCCAGGCCGAATATCTGCGGAGAAAACTCGCTGCCGATGGTCTGCTCACGTTCACCAATGCACGGCAGGCCAGGTCCGTGACCGCTGACGGATGGTATGTTCAGGGAGGGTATTTTGTGGTCCCCAAGAAGCTCTCTTTGAATGCACGCTATGAAACCTATGACCCGAACAATCAGGTGAAATCCCAGAACGATTATGACCGGTATACCCTCGGGTTTAATTACTACATCAACGGGAATAACTTCAAACTCCAGGGGGACTACAACTGGCAGGACGAGGCCGTGGAAGATCTGAATAATGATTTCTGGGAACTTCAGCTTCAACTGCTTTTCTGATTATGCAGAGCCGGCCACAATCCTCCCTTCGGAAAAACGATAGGGATGGTTCTGCGAGAGACTGGAAATTTCGGCTTCGGAAAAATGGTCCGGATGGTACCGGCAGATCAGGACAATCGGTTTCCTGCACTGCTTCAAATAATCATCCATCTTCTTTTCAAAATAAAAGATCTCCTGCTTTGCCTTTTCATCCGGTATAAGCCTTGTCATGTCCCTCGCAATCACAAGCCCATTCCAGGGGAGCTGCATGATCCGGTCGCAGAACCGGCTGGCGCATTCATACAGGTGCTCGCCGTCGCACTTTCCATGACTCAGAAGCGGCTCCTTGGCAGGACTGAAGATGATCTGTTCGTTTTCCATGAGTTCATAGACATTGAGGCTCTGGGCTGATAGGGTTTCCTTCATCCGGTCGATATCCATGGGCGAGCCGAAATAGGCACAGATGTAATTTTGGTCCAGATAATCCTTCCAGATCGGTCCCATCTGCCGGATAAGCTCCGTGGTATCTCCATTCACGGAAATCACGTGCTGCACCTGGACGGATCCTCTATCCAACGGGAGTGTGAACATAAAGCAGGAACCTTCCCCCTTCCGGCTCTCCACCCATACATTCCCGCCATAATGTTTTACAATGGTCTTGACGATGGAAAGCCCGAGACCGCTCCCCTGGTACTGCCGGATGTCTCGGTCCATGGCTTTGCCGAACTTTTTAAACAATATTTTCTGATCCTTTTCGTCAATCCCCGGTCCGGAATCCTGAATACTGAAACGGAGGAGCCGCTGTTTTTCCAGGACTTCTCCGACGATATGAATCTCGCCTCCTGCGAGGGTGTACTTGACGGCATTGTCTATGAGATTGACAAAGACCTGCCGGATTCTGTCGGCATCCGCTTTCAAACCGGGCATGGACGAAGGAAGTTTAGAGATCATCCGGATCTGCTTGGCTTGAATTCTTGATTCAAAGGCCGGTAAAATCTCTCTGATCAGCGTATGAATATCGACCTCTTGTTCCTGAAAGTCCACAAAACCCGATTCCAGTTTGGAGAGATCCAGATAATCATTGATCAACTGCTTCATCCGGAAGCTCTCTTTCATGATAATATCCAGAAATTCCGTTCGGGTCTCCTGGGACTCTTCATGGTATTTAAGCAGGAGGTCGGCGTAGCTGATGATGGAAGTCAACGGGGTCCTGAGGTCATGCACGGCGATATCGATAAAATCCGATTTTTCCCGGTTCAGTTCCTTGAGCCTGTCGTTTACCACCC
Coding sequences within it:
- a CDS encoding ModE family transcriptional regulator, with the translated sequence MHKKHKGKISPGFRGRIWIDGEKGTFLGYGRIVLLERIHEYGSITKAAKSMEMSYRNAWELVDSMNTQSSQPLVEAATGGRGGGGAILTVEGEHAIKLFWEFHKDFQNFLRHEEQKLMRSKSKR
- a CDS encoding molybdate ABC transporter substrate-binding protein, with amino-acid sequence MLRGFSRISVVVLFIAVIFSSVTFAESPKEIIVSAAADLSRAFKEIGAVYEKETGVKVLLNFGSTGLLAQQIEGGAPVDLFAAANKSYIDSLEGKGLILPETRKLYAVGRITLATPKSYAKLSFLQDLLRPEVKKIAIANPAHAPYGMAAKAAMEKIGIWKRLKDKLVLAENIRQTLDYVETGSVDAGIVALSVSIGSNTNFTLIPEELHPRIEQAMAVIKNGRNPKEAKGFADFINGPAGRPIMKKYGFVLPVGMK
- a CDS encoding molybdenum ABC transporter permease subunit; the protein is MDGDLNNSILFSARLSLQVAWVATAFIIVTGVPAAYFLARKDFKGKELIDIIFTLPLVLPPTVTGYYLIVIFGRNGLIGKMIYDRTGFTIMFTWYAAVLASFVVALPLMVKTARAAIESVDRNLINASYTLGHGEIETALRVILPLAKKGIIAGIVLSFARAMGEFGATLMLAGNIPGKTDTMPLAIYSLAISDEWTQAHTMVILLTIMSGLFLYIANIYTKRSI
- a CDS encoding ABC transporter ATP-binding protein, giving the protein MGLSVSLKKKVKGFTLDAAWEIGDELAVLFGYSGSGKSLTLQMIAGLIRPDDGMIRLDSKTYFDNSAGIDDPPQLRAFGYVFQDLALFPHMTVFRNIIFGAPEIPKDEKVSRAKEMIEAFKLTGLEDRYPSEISGGQKQRAAFARALIRQPDALLLDEPFSALDHPLRLEMRGFLQEVRKRFAIPVILVTHDFDEASFLADKIIVYSHGKVAQVGSLKEVMNQPSSAEVQMLADTKKV